A single Gemmatimonas sp. UBA7669 DNA region contains:
- a CDS encoding M48 family metallopeptidase: protein MPTPLTQISSVTWEHPADRAALRALRAIPGFDEVVRKIAGAFGERGVRNLFLGDAVLVGPTQRPRLHAMYEDVLRTLDWPNAGQPVPQLYVAQNPIANAGAVGFDQPFIVISSGTLELLEPDEQRFVLAQQLGHIMTGRTTYRTIALIVLFFGMSALPLLASIALLPFQLALLEWYRKSELSADRAGMLGTQDPRASLMAFLKLAGGKAEGDTIDLDAYLVQAADYEMGGTAWDSVLKALNTALREHPFHTVRAGELRRWEQSGAYATIVGGEYIRRGSEAERPFRDDLRDATDYYKEKAREAADAVGGVINRAADAFRDAFKAAASMGDAPPPPPSEPPPPAPEPPPAPEPPPAPAPPGSTF, encoded by the coding sequence ATGCCTACCCCCCTGACTCAGATCAGCTCGGTCACCTGGGAACACCCGGCCGACCGCGCCGCCCTGCGCGCACTGCGCGCCATCCCCGGTTTCGACGAGGTGGTCCGCAAGATTGCCGGCGCCTTCGGCGAACGCGGTGTACGCAACCTCTTCCTCGGCGATGCGGTCCTGGTAGGGCCCACACAGCGCCCACGTCTCCACGCCATGTACGAAGACGTGCTGCGCACCCTCGACTGGCCCAACGCCGGCCAGCCGGTCCCGCAGCTCTATGTGGCGCAGAATCCCATTGCCAACGCCGGTGCGGTCGGATTCGACCAGCCCTTCATCGTGATCAGTTCGGGCACTCTCGAACTGCTGGAGCCCGACGAGCAGCGCTTCGTGTTGGCCCAGCAGCTCGGCCACATCATGACGGGTCGCACGACGTACCGCACCATTGCGCTCATCGTGCTGTTCTTCGGCATGAGCGCGCTGCCACTCCTGGCGTCGATTGCGCTGCTGCCCTTCCAGCTCGCGCTGCTCGAGTGGTATCGCAAGTCGGAACTGTCGGCCGATCGCGCCGGCATGCTCGGCACACAGGATCCGCGCGCGAGCCTGATGGCCTTCCTCAAGCTCGCGGGTGGCAAGGCCGAGGGTGACACCATCGACCTCGACGCCTATCTGGTGCAGGCGGCCGATTACGAGATGGGTGGCACGGCGTGGGACAGCGTGCTCAAGGCCCTCAACACCGCGCTGCGCGAACACCCCTTCCACACAGTGCGCGCCGGCGAGCTGCGCCGCTGGGAGCAGAGCGGCGCCTACGCCACGATTGTCGGCGGCGAATACATCCGCCGCGGCAGTGAGGCTGAACGTCCGTTCCGCGACGACCTGCGCGATGCGACCGATTATTACAAGGAGAAGGCGCGCGAAGCAGCCGACGCCGTCGGTGGTGTCATCAATCGCGCGGCCGACGCGTTCCGCGATGCCTTCAAGGCGGCGGCCAGCATGGGCGACGCGCCCCCTCCGCCTCCGTCGGAGCCGCCACCGCCCGCTCCCGAGCCGCCGCCAGCCCCGGAGCCACCACCGGCCCCTGCACCGCCGGGCAGCACCTTCTGA
- the purD gene encoding phosphoribosylamine--glycine ligase: MKILLLGSGGREHALADTLSRENTAVELLAGPGNPGIAQLGRLVSIKADDPTAVVALAEQEQVDLVVVGPEAPLAAGVVDALQVARIPAFGPTMGAATVETSKADTKTLMLQAGVPTAHAETHRVARDAKEAVRTRFGAPVVIKASGLAAGKGVIVCQSEAEAFDAIDRILDDRVFGEAGAECLVESFMTGEELSLFAVTDGHDVLPMIGAQDHKRLLDGDEGPNTGGMGAYTPVSFSTPALVDEVTERVFLPTLHALRKRGTPFTGLLYAGLMLTPDGPKVVEFNCRFGDPETQAILPMLTSSLLEPMLAVARGARIGNMPAFTWRAGASVTTVVASAGYPDAPRTGVPISLPEFGDAVRVYHAGTRRDGRDLLTSGGRVFAVTAMADSFAAAQQASRDAASRIDFEGARYRRDIGWREATRVG; encoded by the coding sequence ATGAAGATCCTGCTTCTTGGTTCAGGTGGCCGCGAACATGCGCTGGCCGATACGCTCTCGCGCGAAAACACCGCCGTTGAACTGCTGGCCGGTCCCGGCAATCCGGGTATTGCGCAGCTTGGTCGTCTGGTGAGCATCAAGGCCGATGACCCCACGGCCGTTGTCGCGCTGGCGGAGCAGGAGCAGGTGGACCTCGTGGTCGTGGGCCCTGAAGCCCCGCTGGCGGCCGGCGTGGTGGATGCGCTGCAGGTGGCGCGCATTCCCGCCTTCGGACCCACCATGGGCGCCGCGACGGTGGAGACCAGCAAGGCCGACACCAAGACCCTGATGCTGCAGGCCGGTGTGCCCACCGCGCACGCGGAAACGCATCGCGTGGCGCGTGACGCCAAGGAGGCCGTGCGCACGCGCTTCGGCGCCCCCGTGGTCATCAAGGCCAGCGGTCTCGCGGCCGGCAAGGGCGTGATCGTGTGTCAGTCGGAGGCCGAGGCCTTTGATGCCATCGATCGCATTCTCGATGATCGCGTGTTTGGTGAGGCGGGCGCGGAATGTCTCGTGGAATCCTTCATGACGGGCGAGGAGCTTTCGCTCTTTGCGGTCACCGATGGCCACGACGTGCTGCCCATGATCGGCGCCCAGGATCACAAGCGTCTGCTCGATGGTGACGAGGGCCCGAACACGGGTGGCATGGGGGCGTATACGCCGGTGTCCTTCTCCACACCGGCTCTTGTAGACGAGGTGACGGAGCGTGTCTTCCTGCCCACGCTGCATGCGCTACGCAAGCGTGGCACACCGTTCACCGGTCTCCTGTACGCGGGCCTCATGCTCACGCCCGACGGCCCCAAGGTGGTGGAGTTCAACTGCCGATTCGGTGACCCGGAGACGCAGGCCATTCTGCCGATGCTCACCAGCAGTCTGCTGGAACCCATGCTCGCGGTGGCGCGCGGCGCGCGCATTGGCAACATGCCGGCCTTTACGTGGCGCGCTGGCGCCAGCGTGACCACGGTGGTGGCGTCAGCCGGGTATCCCGATGCCCCGCGTACCGGCGTGCCGATCTCGCTGCCGGAGTTCGGCGACGCGGTGCGGGTATACCACGCCGGCACCAGGCGCGACGGGCGCGATCTGCTCACCAGTGGCGGTCGCGTGTTTGCGGTCACCGCCATGGCCGACAGCTTTGCCGCCGCGCAGCAGGCCTCGCGCGACGCCGCCTCGCGCATTGACTTCGAGGGGGCCAGGTATCGTCGCGACATCGGATGGCGCGAGGCCACACGAGTCGGATGA
- the mutM gene encoding bifunctional DNA-formamidopyrimidine glycosylase/DNA-(apurinic or apyrimidinic site) lyase has translation MPELPETETIARDLHDMVRGARVTRVNVPRPDVLRETDVAGLDAALRDAAVERVWRRAKLIVLDLRGASGAWHVVVQPRFTGGLIVDDGQLSESERQYVCVSFTLGDGRVLHYRDVRRLGAVALMSGERFAEYSAGLGPEPLDPTLTTAAFSGCIRDSRQPIKAALMDQRRLAGVGNIYANEALWLAGIDPSREAASLSDPEWATLHHELRQVLQASIAARGTSFRDYRDARGERGRFVEQLAAYGRAGEPCRRCGHRLIGTHAVDGRSTVFCARCQY, from the coding sequence ATGCCTGAACTCCCGGAAACCGAAACCATCGCGCGCGATCTGCACGACATGGTGCGGGGCGCCCGGGTGACGCGGGTGAACGTGCCGCGCCCCGACGTGCTGCGCGAGACGGATGTGGCGGGGCTGGATGCCGCCCTGCGTGACGCAGCGGTGGAACGGGTGTGGCGGCGCGCTAAGCTCATCGTGCTGGACCTTCGCGGCGCCTCAGGTGCGTGGCACGTGGTTGTGCAGCCGCGCTTCACCGGTGGCCTCATCGTGGACGACGGCCAACTCTCCGAGAGCGAACGCCAGTACGTGTGCGTGAGCTTCACGCTCGGTGATGGCCGCGTGCTGCACTACCGCGACGTGCGCCGACTGGGCGCCGTGGCCCTCATGTCTGGCGAGCGTTTCGCCGAGTATTCCGCCGGACTTGGCCCCGAGCCTCTTGACCCGACACTCACTACGGCTGCATTTTCGGGTTGTATTCGGGACTCACGCCAACCTATCAAGGCCGCGCTCATGGATCAACGGCGGCTGGCCGGCGTGGGCAACATCTACGCCAACGAGGCGCTATGGCTGGCCGGCATCGACCCATCACGCGAAGCAGCGTCGCTTTCCGATCCGGAGTGGGCCACGCTGCACCACGAACTGCGGCAGGTCCTGCAAGCCAGCATCGCGGCACGTGGCACCAGCTTTCGCGACTACCGGGACGCGCGCGGTGAGCGGGGACGTTTTGTCGAACAGTTGGCCGCATACGGTCGTGCCGGCGAGCCCTGCCGCCGCTGCGGGCATCGCCTCATCGGTACCCACGCCGTGGACGGACGCAGCACGGTCTTCTGCGCGAGGTGTCAGTACTGA
- a CDS encoding GIY-YIG nuclease family protein, whose translation MPASPAAAAGIASSVPTPWTDAARSSARGVSTDLAAGLAASLPARPTRRPRALATQLDLAMPASEANVARLREQVRATTRNAPGVYLMRSAHGEVLYVGKSTQVRTRLLSYFRLPWPEHRHARMLRETSSIEWEPQPSEFAALLREVRLIRAHLPRYNVRSARPLDKWWVISIARGPAPRLRIQRASAAARSRDVAQIIGPFASRRPLQDALRVLNDALGLRDCSDRVPLHLADVQELFDAAHPAMQRTPRCHRYETRRCLGPCVGATSEYEYRAQLTRARAVLEGRDDTPQQQLVREMAAASASLSYERAGWLRDRLTALQELEAQLSRVREALARPSFVYAVPGHDGDDRLYLVRHGVVVAEARCLEPESVNSMQALERQTTQAVPTGALVDRLDELLLVESWFRGRNGAQAIVAETVVGALEGLVLAARSLN comes from the coding sequence GTGCCGGCGAGCCCTGCCGCCGCTGCGGGCATCGCCTCATCGGTACCCACGCCGTGGACGGACGCAGCACGGTCTTCTGCGCGAGGTGTCAGTACTGATCTGGCCGCGGGTCTGGCCGCGTCACTGCCAGCCCGCCCCACGCGTCGCCCGCGTGCGCTGGCCACACAGCTCGACCTGGCCATGCCGGCCAGCGAAGCCAACGTGGCCCGGCTGCGTGAACAGGTGCGCGCCACCACGCGCAATGCGCCCGGTGTGTACCTCATGCGCAGCGCACACGGCGAGGTGCTGTACGTCGGCAAGAGCACGCAGGTCCGCACGCGCCTGCTCAGTTACTTCCGCCTGCCCTGGCCCGAGCACCGCCACGCCCGCATGCTGCGTGAAACAAGCAGCATCGAGTGGGAGCCGCAGCCCAGTGAATTCGCGGCCCTGCTGCGCGAGGTGCGACTCATTCGCGCGCACCTGCCGCGCTACAACGTCCGCTCGGCACGGCCGCTCGACAAATGGTGGGTCATCAGCATTGCGAGGGGGCCGGCGCCGCGTCTTCGCATCCAACGCGCCAGTGCCGCCGCCCGCTCGCGGGATGTGGCGCAGATCATTGGCCCCTTCGCGTCACGTCGTCCGTTGCAGGACGCATTGCGCGTGCTCAACGACGCGCTGGGCCTGCGCGACTGCAGTGACCGCGTGCCCCTGCATCTCGCCGATGTGCAGGAGCTTTTTGACGCCGCGCATCCGGCCATGCAGCGCACGCCTCGCTGTCATCGCTACGAAACCCGCCGCTGCCTCGGCCCCTGCGTGGGCGCCACGAGCGAGTATGAATACCGCGCGCAGCTTACGCGGGCCCGGGCGGTCCTCGAGGGGCGCGACGATACGCCGCAGCAGCAACTGGTGCGCGAAATGGCGGCAGCCAGTGCGTCCTTGAGCTACGAGCGCGCGGGCTGGCTGCGCGACCGACTCACCGCGCTGCAGGAACTCGAGGCGCAACTATCGCGTGTGCGCGAGGCGCTGGCACGTCCGAGTTTTGTGTATGCGGTGCCTGGTCACGATGGCGACGATCGTTTGTATCTCGTGCGCCACGGTGTCGTGGTGGCCGAGGCGCGTTGCCTGGAACCTGAGAGCGTGAACAGCATGCAGGCACTCGAGCGGCAGACGACGCAGGCGGTACCCACTGGTGCGCTGGTCGATCGACTCGATGAGCTGCTGCTGGTGGAGTCGTGGTTCCGCGGGCGCAATGGGGCACAGGCCATTGTGGCGGAGACAGTGGTGGGGGCGCTGGAGGGACTCGTGCTTGCGGCCAGATCGTTGAACTGA
- a CDS encoding metallophosphoesterase family protein produces MNERATIIGLISDTHGLVRPEVFEALEGVSQILHAGDVGPADVLTELATIAPVRAVWGNTDAPGRPDLVERIEDVIDGVRIVVTHGHELGSPTPPKLVGAFPNADVIVYGHTHQQLVTKAARRVVVNPGAAGPQRFKLQPCVAKLYIWKGQADVELIPLLSAEPLN; encoded by the coding sequence ATGAACGAACGCGCCACCATCATCGGCCTCATCTCCGATACGCACGGGCTTGTGCGTCCCGAAGTGTTCGAAGCGTTGGAGGGCGTGTCGCAGATTCTGCATGCCGGCGACGTGGGGCCGGCGGATGTCCTGACGGAGTTGGCCACCATCGCGCCGGTTCGCGCCGTGTGGGGCAATACCGATGCGCCGGGGCGTCCCGATCTCGTCGAGCGCATTGAGGACGTGATTGATGGCGTTCGCATTGTGGTCACGCACGGCCACGAGTTGGGCAGCCCCACGCCGCCCAAGCTGGTTGGCGCCTTTCCCAACGCCGACGTGATTGTGTACGGGCACACGCATCAGCAACTGGTGACGAAGGCGGCGCGCCGCGTGGTGGTGAACCCAGGGGCGGCGGGTCCGCAGCGCTTCAAGCTGCAGCCCTGTGTGGCCAAGCTGTATATCTGGAAGGGGCAGGCGGATGTGGAGTTGATTCCGTTGCTCTCCGCTGAACCGCTGAACTGA